One part of the Lotus japonicus ecotype B-129 chromosome 2, LjGifu_v1.2 genome encodes these proteins:
- the LOC130736542 gene encoding uncharacterized mitochondrial protein AtMg00810-like, with amino-acid sequence MAYILLYVDDIILIASSHDLRKSFMALLELEFSMKDLILLSYFLCITFTSHTGGLFLSQSTYASEIIARIGMAWCNPSTTQVDTKQKLSSSPGTPCADGTLYRSLAGAFQHLTVV; translated from the coding sequence ATGGCCTACATTCTgctatatgttgatgacatcatcctcaTTGCGTCGTCTCATGATCTCCGCAAATCCTTTATGGCACTTCTTGAATTAGAATTTTCTATGAAGGATCTCATTCTGCTTAGTTACTTCCTTTGCATCACTTTCACTTCGCATACAGGTGGCCTCTTCCTCAGTCAAAGCACTTATGCTAGTGAGATCATTGCTCGCATCGGCATGGCTTGGTGCAACCCGTCTACTACTCAggttgacaccaagcagaagctcAGTTCCTCACCTGGCACTCCTTGTGCGGATGGCACCTTATATCGGAGTCTTGCTGGTGCCTTTCAACACCTCACTGTTGTGTAG